In the genome of Actinobacillus genomosp. 1, the window GCTTATGGTATTAAATCAAATCCAACATTTACTAAAATAAATCGAGCTCGTTTGAATGCTATGGTTTCAGCATTTATTAATGGGTATAACTCATTTAGTTCTTATGTTTATAAATTGAATTGGTATGGCAATCGAGTGAAAAACTTTAAATCTGAGCTAGAAAAAGAAGATTTGCAGGATGCAAATTTTATTAAATTGCTAAATCAATTATCGGTGGCAGATAAAAATAATGGGGTTATTAAATTTAATGGTAAAACTATTGATTATAAAAGCCACTCAGAAAAATTTTTCACAAATGGAGGCTGGTTTGAGGAATTTGCATACAGCAAACTAAAAGAAAATAATGATGTAAAGGATATGCAATGTGGTTTGAATGTAAGTAATGATATCTACGGTAATGAATATCAAAATGATGATTTTAATAAAAATGAATTAGATGTTGTATTTATTGCAAAAGATAAACTTCATATCATTGAATGTAAATCAGGGCAGATTTCATCTGATACAGGAGCAAAAATTATTTATAAATTAGAAGCATTAAAAAAATATGGTGGCTCAATGACAAAAACTTGTTTGCTTAGCTATGAGAAAGTTCCTCATGTCGTGAAACAACGAGCGAAGGCCGCTGGTGTTCATATTATTTCAGGCTTTGAAGTAAAAGATTTTGATAAACAGATTGCTAAATGGATAGGGGCTAGATAGTGAAAACCTACAATAAACGCATTTTACTCTCAGTAACAGGAATGTCGCCAGCGGTAGTCACAGAAACACTCTATGCTTTGGTTACGGAAAAAAACTTTATCCCAACTGAAATTCAAGTGATCACTACTATTCAAGGTAAAAATAAATTACTTTCAGCTTTGCTTGGTATTGAAGGTGGACGTAAAGAACGCAAAGGGGCATTGCAAGAGTTTATTGATGACTATGGCTCACACTACGGCTTTACTCAAATTCATTTTGATGAAAGCTGTATTCATATCATTGAAGATACAAGCGGTGAAAAATTGCCCGATATTCGCACACCACAGGAAAATGAATTTGCTGCAGACAATATTGTAAAATTAGTAGGGACATTATGCCAAGATGAAGAAAGTCAGTTGCATGTTTCCATTGCGGGTGGACGGAAAACCATGGGCTTTTTTATGGGTTATGCCTTATCACTTTACGGACGAGAACAAGATAGCCTTTCACATGTTTTAGTTGATGAGCAATTTGAAACCTTGCCGAATTTCTATTACCGTAAGCCACAGCAACATCTTATTATTAATCGTGACGGTAAAGAACTCGATGCTTCCCAAGCCAACATTATGTTGGCAGAAATTCCATGGGTAAGATTGGGGTTAGGTGTGCCTGAAGATCTGAAAGATAATAAGGTGAGTTATAGCCAATCAGTAAAAAATGCTCAGGAATTATTAAAAGAGCCGAAATTGACTTTCTTATATGAGATTGAACTGAGACAGGTTCAATTTGGAACATCAGAAGTGCAATTGTCTCCTAGGGGATATGCTTTTCTTTTAAGTTTAGTTATTTCTCGTATCAAAGGAAAAAAATTTGATATTAATGATCCAAAAGTATTATCTGAACTCACAGAAATCTATGCTAAGATTTATACATATTTAGCATCAAGTTCTATTGAGATATTACCAGATACTAAAATTATCAAAACCGCTGAAGATTTAATTAGTGAATTTAATAGTGCTTATTCAAGATTTAGCGATATGATTCGAGATTCCCGTACAAGCATTAGCAATGATGTTAAAAAAGCGTTTTCTATAGGAAAAGGGGGAAAATCTCGTTATATTCCTTATTCTAAAAACTATTGCTATCATCTTGACGTTGAAGACGTAGATATTTCAGAAATCGAACCTGAATTAAAACGTTTAAATCTCCTCTAATCAAACCGCCTTCGGGCGGTTTTCTTTTTCATACAAATTTGCATTTCCCGCTATCCTTTTTCCATTTCTCTATAATGCACCACATCAAGCAAACAGTGTGAAGTAACAAATAAAGTGCAAATTTGCTATTTGGCCACTCACAGATGAAATTTTATAAAATGGCTTCAACACAGTAACATAAGTAGAAGATTATGTTAGAGAGTTGATTTGTATTTATAGCAACCGAATTTATCAAGTATATGCGATTTTAAAGCAAGCTGTTATCTGACAATAAAAGAAATGTTGGCGAACTTAAACGCATGATTAAATTAACAAAAGAAAAGGAAAAAATATGAAAAAATTAAATAAAGCAGCAATGAATAACCGTGCAAACCAAATGAACCCAAATAGTAAACAGTATAAACAGGCAAGAGACCATCACGCAAACCAACTTAATCCAAATAATATAGCTTATAAAAAGGCAAAAGATAATCGTTCTAACCAATTAAATCCAAATAATGCAGCGTACAAAAAATCAAGAGGTGATCAAATGAAACAAACAAATCGAAATAATAAAACGCATCAAGAGGGTAGAAGCACAGTGAATCATAACCAACGTAATCCGCATTTCCGTCATCAGCCATCAAGAACACAACAGACCTCAGGTTTTTGGGAGGGATTAACGGTCGGCGTTGTTGTAGGTGTAACTGGTTATATGGTTGCTGATGAATTGGGCTTCTTGGATTAAAGTTTAAATGAACATATGGGGATGTCGTCGCTTACGCTTCCCCTAACTTAAAATGAGAAAAAGATAAATTTAATTACATATAGAGAAGGAAAATAACATGTCAAAATTAGTAAATAAACAAAATGCAAATCATCAATATCAATTAAAACGTCATATGCCAAAACAAGATTATTCAAACGCTGATTTATGGTCCAAAATTTGTAATTATGCTATGGAGGCAGGGCGAGAAGTGATAGAAAAAGTATTAATCCTCTATTATGTAGTTAATGATAAAAATACGCCATTGAAAGCTAAAACAATTATTTGGTCTGCTCTCGGATACTTTATTTTACCGATAGATGTGATTCCGGACACCATTCCTGTTGTGGGTTTTAGTGATGACCTTACAGCACTTACAGCGGCATTAACTTCGGTTGCAATTTATACTCATCAGGTGCATATACGACAGGCAAAAATAAAGATGAAAGAATGGTTTAATTAAGGAATAACGGCTGCCAGTCCGTTAACTGGCATTAATAGAGCTTAGAAATGAAACTTTCTAAGCCTTTATTTTTATGTTTGGAAAATGCTGGCAATCTGTTTCACGAGCTTGTCCTCGACAGTTTTATCTGCCAAGAATGGAAATTCTTTAACGAGTTTATTACCCACCACACCATTATTTTGCAAAATACTGCGAATAATACGATCAATATAATGATTTGGCATATCGACAATATTTTTGACCGCTTCTCTTGCTTGTTCGTGTTGTTGCAGATATTTCGATTCTTCTCTCATATCGCTTTCAATCACTTTTTGGATTAAACCTGCTAAATAAATAACGTGTTTAGTTAAGTCCGGATAACGCCATAAGGGTTCAGCGAGTTGATTCTCATTAAAACATAAATTGGATTTAATTCCATCCGCATAGGTATAGTGTTCTTTTGAAAATGAATATAAACCATATAAATTTTCCATTAACGGTTTAGAGATTTCATCAAGCATATTCGCATAATGCAAACGCTCGGCGGCAGATTCTGCGATAACACCGGAAATCGGCAAAATAACGTTATCCGGTAAAACACCATCTCGTTTTAATGTGTCATTGAATAAAAAGCGGTGTACACGCCCATTACCATCCGCCAAAGGGTGTAAATACACAAAGCCGAATGAAACAACAGCACTTCGCATAATGGCAGATTGTCCAATGGTTTTTTGCCAAAACTGTAAGATACCTCGCAGTTTTTGAGGTAAATATTCATAAGGCGGAGCAATATAATGCACGATTTCCTTAAATCGATAAGTTTGTCCAACAAAAACGGGCGATTGACGGATGCCATAATGATTAATTACTGTTTGATTCCCTAAGATTTCCTGCTGTAAACGAGCGAGAGCTTCCTGCGTTAACGGTAAATCTCCTTTTCCCGTATTACGGGCAATAACATCCGCAAAACGAGCTATTCTATCAGTTTGATTACCTTCCCCTTCAATAGTAAAGCTTGCTTTACTTTCTCGTAATGTAAGCCATACCGAAGATCTCATCAGTAAGTCCTCGCCAAACTCGGCAATTAACTCATTAAGCAATACGGAGATATTAAGTTCGACACTCTGTAAAAAAGCATCATTTTTCAATAGGATAGGGCAGAAATCAGCCGTTCCGGCTAAATTATTATTTACTCGCCAACGACTGTTTTTTTCAACTTGATTGGGACTTGCAGTCACGACCCATTGATCATTGAGAACATCGACATAATTTCCGCCAATATTTTCAGGCACTTGTAACTTTTCTTCCGTCAGCCATTCATAAAGAAATGCCGCTCGGCGAGCATATTGACCGGTAGGTTCATCATTTATCCATTGCTGAATTTCTTTACAACCTACTTTCTTAAAGAAACGGGCTAAAAATTCTAAATTGATGATTTCGTGTTTAAGATGAAATTGTAAATGAGAGATTAAAGTCGCCTCTGGGCGAGCTTTTTCTTGATACAGTTCGATCCGAAAGCCGGTTTCGCTGATTTTTTCGGTCACTCGGCGGGAAGCAATACCACTTTTTACGATTAAAGGTAAAAACAGCGGTATGTCATATTCTTGAATTAACCATAATGCACCAATCGGGTCTTGCATTTCCATTTCGACTTCTCTTTTTAATTTTGAATGTCGTATTTTTGCAAAAAAGAATTTCAGCCGCAACTTTTTGATTATTTTTATGTGTTTTTAGAAATTTTTAATTATATCTCTTACAAATTTGCATTTCCCTCCACTCTTTTCCCATTTCTCTATAATACCTCACATCAATCAAGCAGTGTGATGTAACAAATAAATTGCAAACAGCTAAATGTACAAATTTTTAATTCACATTAATGCGTAAAAAATTTTATAAACTAATTTCAACAAACAATAAGGAGATAGCAATGCTAGAAGATTTATTTTTAGCGGCATTAGCGGAAGCCCTTGAAAATATTTTTGAGGAATAGCGGAAGCAGGTGTGGTTGATACCTCCAAATTAACCAAGGAACAAATTTGCAAAATGCTAAAAGCGGTAGGAAAGAGCGTAATATTCTCAACCATATTAACAACGAGGACAAAAAGATGATTAAAGCAGAAAATTTTTACGACAATCTTGTTTTTTTACCGCCGATGCGATTCTAAAGTAAGTTGCTATCTGACAATAAAAGAGATGTTGGCGAACCTAAACGCATGATTAAATTAACAAAAGAAAAGGAAAAAATATGAAAAAATTAAATAAAGCAGCAATGAATAACCGTGCAAACCAAATGAATCCAAATAGTAAACAGTATAAACAGGCAAGAGACCATCACGCAAACCAACTTAATCCAAATAATATAGCTTATAAAAAGGCAAAAGATAATCGTTCTAA includes:
- a CDS encoding Card1-like endonuclease domain-containing protein, with the protein product MQKYDIHVCLISGQAAANLLPILDTDFKPKQAIFIISEDMIDEANALNFVFEAQGISVINRYIKNVSNFKYLEEEFSHICKEYKDENIALNATGGTKSMVIAANNIFRKYHKAVFYLEAKSNRISFLYQLKDGTYLPDISLNSKITLQTYLTAYGIKSNPTFTKINRARLNAMVSAFINGYNSFSSYVYKLNWYGNRVKNFKSELEKEDLQDANFIKLLNQLSVADKNNGVIKFNGKTIDYKSHSEKFFTNGGWFEEFAYSKLKENNDVKDMQCGLNVSNDIYGNEYQNDDFNKNELDVVFIAKDKLHIIECKSGQISSDTGAKIIYKLEALKKYGGSMTKTCLLSYEKVPHVVKQRAKAAGVHIISGFEVKDFDKQIAKWIGAR
- the csm6 gene encoding CRISPR-associated ring nuclease Csm6: MKTYNKRILLSVTGMSPAVVTETLYALVTEKNFIPTEIQVITTIQGKNKLLSALLGIEGGRKERKGALQEFIDDYGSHYGFTQIHFDESCIHIIEDTSGEKLPDIRTPQENEFAADNIVKLVGTLCQDEESQLHVSIAGGRKTMGFFMGYALSLYGREQDSLSHVLVDEQFETLPNFYYRKPQQHLIINRDGKELDASQANIMLAEIPWVRLGLGVPEDLKDNKVSYSQSVKNAQELLKEPKLTFLYEIELRQVQFGTSEVQLSPRGYAFLLSLVISRIKGKKFDINDPKVLSELTEIYAKIYTYLASSSIEILPDTKIIKTAEDLISEFNSAYSRFSDMIRDSRTSISNDVKKAFSIGKGGKSRYIPYSKNYCYHLDVEDVDISEIEPELKRLNLL
- a CDS encoding YkvA family protein → MSKLVNKQNANHQYQLKRHMPKQDYSNADLWSKICNYAMEAGREVIEKVLILYYVVNDKNTPLKAKTIIWSALGYFILPIDVIPDTIPVVGFSDDLTALTAALTSVAIYTHQVHIRQAKIKMKEWFN
- a CDS encoding Fic family protein; the protein is MEMQDPIGALWLIQEYDIPLFLPLIVKSGIASRRVTEKISETGFRIELYQEKARPEATLISHLQFHLKHEIINLEFLARFFKKVGCKEIQQWINDEPTGQYARRAAFLYEWLTEEKLQVPENIGGNYVDVLNDQWVVTASPNQVEKNSRWRVNNNLAGTADFCPILLKNDAFLQSVELNISVLLNELIAEFGEDLLMRSSVWLTLRESKASFTIEGEGNQTDRIARFADVIARNTGKGDLPLTQEALARLQQEILGNQTVINHYGIRQSPVFVGQTYRFKEIVHYIAPPYEYLPQKLRGILQFWQKTIGQSAIMRSAVVSFGFVYLHPLADGNGRVHRFLFNDTLKRDGVLPDNVILPISGVIAESAAERLHYANMLDEISKPLMENLYGLYSFSKEHYTYADGIKSNLCFNENQLAEPLWRYPDLTKHVIYLAGLIQKVIESDMREESKYLQQHEQAREAVKNIVDMPNHYIDRIIRSILQNNGVVGNKLVKEFPFLADKTVEDKLVKQIASIFQT